One segment of Toxoplasma gondii ME49 chromosome VI, whole genome shotgun sequence DNA contains the following:
- a CDS encoding hypothetical protein (encoded by transcript TGME49_243390~Predicted trans-membrane domain (TMHMM2.0):68-88:229-252), whose amino-acid sequence MLQRAFPLSTLCFPYTTMEWHTPVSSERRLVSTAHGSPGEESVVSEEAETHTEMFLFCKRRNSLSRTTLHVLNVSVLLFALFLASFAACTPSSPSLASFCASTSPSAPLLSGRVAVPPDLLSGVRISVNGDFLSVSPSSSGEFSLPCLPVGSYLLQPSHPLLVFPSYRLTVSHEAVKPAEAVKPASRARVFLLGESLRPLTDMPLPLPLLLVPATGPPAYFVVKPPFSLLFLLQQPLLLVAAALFGLMWCLPKLQQFQEEERQQRLLAHEHQQALRASTFEGRLTQSSGPRRGAAAEGEAHLLSNGDTGRLGVDDEDTSAFLKALAALRDERACERR is encoded by the coding sequence ATGCTCCAAAGGGCTTTTCCGCTCTcgactctctgcttcccttaCACAACCATGGAGTGGCACACCCCGGTATCCAGCGAACGTCGATTGGTCTCCACCGCCCACGGCTCTCCCGGTGAAGAGAGCGTCGTCtctgaggaggcagaaacACACACGGAAATGTTTTTATTCTGCAAACGAAGGAACTCCCTTTCCCGTACCACGCTCCACGTCTTGAACGTGTCTGTGCTGCTGTTCGCCctgttcctcgcttccttcgccgCTTGTACCCCGTCCAGCCCCTCGCTTGCGTCGTTTTGTGCCTCCACTTCTCCTTCGGCGCCACTCCTCTCCGGCCGCGTAGCCGTTCCGCCTGACCTTCTGTCTGGTGTGCGTATCTCTGTCAACGGTGACttcctctcggtctctccgtcttcttcgggagaattctctctcccttgtcttcCCGTAGGCTCCTACCTGCTCCAGCCCTCCCAtcctctccttgtcttcccCTCCTACCGTCTCACCGTCTCGCATGAAGCCGTGAAGCCCGCTGAGGCAGTTAAgcctgcttctcgcgctcgAGTCTTTCTCTTGGGCGAGAGTTTGCGACCCTTGACGGACATGCCGCtcccgctgcctctccttctggTTCCCGCGACAGGTCCACCCGCGTACTTTGTGGTGAAGCCGCCGTtcagtctcctctttcttctgcagcagccGCTGCTCCTCGTCGCAGCAGCCCTCTTCGGCCTCATGTGGTGTCTCCCTAAGCTTCAGCAGTttcaggaagaagagagacaacagcgtctcctcgcccatGAACACCAACAGGCTCTGCGAGCCTCGACGTTTGAGGGGAGACTCACACAGAGTTCGGGGCCGAGGCGAGGCGCTGCCGCTGAAGGCGAAGCTCACTTGCTTTCGAATGGAGACACAGGCAGGCTGGGCGTAGACGATGAAGACACTTCCGCTTTTCTCAAGGCCCTCGCAGCTCTCAGAGACGAACGCGCGTGTGAGAGGCGCTGA